The following coding sequences are from one Collimonas arenae window:
- a CDS encoding PulJ/GspJ family protein encodes MCVNRAPQKSSAGFTLVEMIIAITILAMVAILGWRGLDGIVRSRIALTTEMEQTRGMQLTFAQLQSDCAQLAPASLMLTRPTLLATQDRLLMVRQVFAEQQPTRVQVIDYRLRNGVLTRQESLATRDLNVLDGLWQSALNDAGDHPENSQAVTLQSDLASMQMQLWGSDGQGWRPPAAASAGSQDTGSNANQWTGLQVALQLRGHNGSMLKTFLLGAA; translated from the coding sequence ATGTGCGTTAACCGGGCGCCGCAGAAATCTTCCGCCGGTTTTACGCTGGTTGAAATGATCATCGCGATCACCATCCTGGCGATGGTGGCGATACTCGGGTGGCGCGGGCTCGATGGCATTGTCCGTTCACGGATAGCGTTGACCACTGAAATGGAGCAGACGCGCGGCATGCAACTGACTTTCGCGCAGTTGCAAAGTGATTGCGCCCAGTTGGCGCCAGCCAGCCTGATGCTGACCCGCCCGACCTTGCTGGCAACGCAGGACCGCTTGCTGATGGTGCGACAGGTATTTGCGGAACAGCAGCCGACCCGCGTGCAAGTGATCGACTATCGCCTGCGCAACGGCGTGCTGACGCGTCAGGAATCGCTGGCGACGCGCGACCTGAACGTGCTCGATGGGTTATGGCAAAGCGCGCTCAACGACGCCGGCGATCATCCCGAGAATAGCCAGGCAGTGACGCTGCAATCAGATCTTGCTTCAATGCAGATGCAATTGTGGGGCAGCGATGGCCAGGGCTGGCGGCCGCCTGCTGCGGCCAGTGCCGGTAGCCAGGACACCGGCTCCAATGCAAATCAATGGACCGGCCTGCAGGTTGCGTTGCAGCTGCGCGGCCATAACGGCAGCATGCTCAAGACTTTCCTGCTGGGGGCTGCATGA
- a CDS encoding type II secretion system protein N, producing MWSAAALLSVLVTVLAFFPAAWLAPLLESQTHGRITLGDAQGSLWRGSAFIGAAPSGGEAVAALLPGRFSWKLSPLVLVGRVDASLANAQVLSQPVTIRGGWHAWSISPASLALPAERLTALGAPLNTLQPSGRMLLSWQQIELARSASGVDLTGVMTLDMLSMASRLSPVKPLGSYRMHLDWRGRQAGLKLETLSGAMLLDGSGNLRNGHLQFSGTAQAAAGQEEKLATLLSLLGQRRQMNGKNVIGLEFKS from the coding sequence ATGTGGTCCGCGGCTGCACTCTTGAGCGTGCTGGTGACGGTATTGGCGTTTTTTCCGGCCGCATGGCTGGCGCCGTTGCTGGAAAGCCAGACCCACGGACGCATTACGCTGGGCGACGCGCAGGGATCTTTGTGGCGCGGATCGGCATTTATCGGCGCGGCGCCGAGCGGCGGAGAAGCAGTAGCGGCGTTGCTGCCGGGACGCTTCAGCTGGAAGTTATCGCCGCTGGTGCTAGTGGGGCGGGTGGATGCGTCGCTGGCTAACGCACAAGTGCTTTCGCAGCCGGTGACTATTCGCGGCGGCTGGCATGCATGGAGCATCAGCCCGGCCAGCCTGGCATTGCCGGCAGAGCGGCTGACGGCGCTGGGTGCGCCGTTGAACACGCTACAGCCATCCGGCAGGATGTTGCTGTCTTGGCAGCAGATCGAACTGGCGCGCAGCGCGAGCGGCGTCGATCTGACCGGCGTCATGACGCTCGATATGCTGTCGATGGCGTCGCGCTTGTCGCCTGTCAAGCCACTTGGCAGCTATCGCATGCACCTCGACTGGCGCGGGCGCCAAGCAGGGTTGAAGCTGGAGACATTGAGCGGAGCAATGCTGCTGGATGGCAGCGGCAATCTTCGTAACGGGCATTTGCAGTTTTCAGGGACCGCGCAAGCGGCGGCAGGGCAAGAGGAAAAGTTGGCCACGTTACTGAGTTTGCTGGGCCAGCGTCGCCAGATGAACGGCAAGAATGTTATCGGACTAGAGTTCAAATCATGA
- the gspK gene encoding type II secretion system minor pseudopilin GspK produces MSRLARKQYAQRGVAVVTALLLTTLAVTIVASLFWQQQVQVRSIENQRLQLQKDWIMRGALDWASMILRASGRQFNYDHLGQPWAAPLAETRLDQYADDAQSADDAGDAVLSGSIVDAQSRYNLNNLSVNGIVSPTELLMFQRLLSNLRLSTGLATVVAQAIAGSQPRTTPAGQQAPANSGNATLPMQHVDDLLALPGFQPAMVRQLKDFVVVLPTSAAAPTPVNVNTAPPEVLAARFANLSLTEANTLVAARRTAPFLDTNSLSAQMTQLFGKSFPEASNPSLVSVASNFFLVNGKVRMGRAGLNTVSLLQRINNRTGSIIVWIREQ; encoded by the coding sequence ATGAGCCGGTTAGCCAGAAAACAATACGCCCAACGCGGCGTGGCTGTAGTGACTGCGCTGTTGCTGACCACGCTGGCCGTGACCATCGTCGCCAGCCTGTTCTGGCAACAGCAGGTCCAGGTGCGATCGATCGAAAACCAGCGCCTGCAACTGCAGAAAGACTGGATCATGCGCGGTGCGCTGGACTGGGCCAGCATGATCCTGCGCGCCAGTGGCCGCCAGTTCAACTACGATCACCTGGGACAACCCTGGGCGGCGCCGCTGGCCGAAACCCGCCTCGACCAGTATGCCGATGACGCCCAGTCGGCGGACGATGCCGGTGATGCGGTGCTATCCGGCAGCATCGTTGATGCGCAGTCGCGCTACAACCTGAATAATCTCAGCGTCAACGGCATCGTCAGTCCGACCGAGTTGCTCATGTTTCAGCGTCTTTTATCCAACCTGCGCCTTTCAACCGGCCTGGCCACCGTCGTGGCGCAGGCGATCGCCGGCAGCCAGCCGCGGACAACGCCGGCAGGGCAGCAGGCGCCGGCCAATTCCGGCAATGCCACACTGCCGATGCAGCACGTTGACGATCTGCTGGCATTGCCCGGTTTCCAGCCGGCGATGGTGCGTCAGTTAAAGGATTTCGTGGTGGTGCTGCCGACCAGTGCGGCGGCGCCGACGCCGGTCAATGTGAATACCGCGCCGCCGGAGGTGTTGGCCGCCCGCTTCGCCAATCTATCCTTGACGGAGGCAAATACCCTGGTAGCTGCACGGCGCACGGCGCCGTTCCTCGACACGAACAGTTTGTCGGCGCAAATGACGCAGTTATTTGGCAAGTCATTCCCGGAAGCCTCAAATCCCAGCCTGGTCAGCGTCGCCAGCAACTTTTTTTTGGTGAATGGCAAGGTTCGCATGGGGCGGGCAGGGCTCAATACCGTATCCTTGCTACAGCGCATTAATAATCGTACCGGCAGCATCATCGTGTGGATCCGAGAACAATAA
- the gspM gene encoding type II secretion system protein GspM, whose protein sequence is MANREWQVMPAMNPMQQAWGKIRTPAAAYWSQRNQRERRLLGSAAALILLACVYQLLIVPAWSGRIRLQKDLPVLRQQAAELQSLTAKAASLAGQQAERPATPLSKEAVETALKSKGLNPKGVVLSGDMAKVELSAVAFAGLLDWLDDAQKNSQWQVVDANISVPAGANVQPGTVNASITLWQQKHE, encoded by the coding sequence ATGGCAAATCGGGAGTGGCAAGTGATGCCGGCAATGAATCCAATGCAGCAAGCCTGGGGAAAAATCCGCACGCCGGCGGCCGCCTACTGGTCGCAACGCAATCAGCGCGAACGCCGTTTGCTTGGCTCTGCCGCAGCATTGATCCTGCTCGCATGCGTCTATCAGTTATTGATTGTTCCTGCCTGGAGCGGCCGTATCCGTTTGCAAAAGGATCTGCCGGTGTTGCGCCAGCAGGCAGCCGAGTTGCAATCGCTGACCGCCAAGGCAGCATCTTTGGCAGGCCAGCAGGCCGAACGGCCAGCCACGCCACTGAGCAAGGAAGCGGTTGAGACGGCATTGAAAAGCAAAGGTCTGAATCCGAAAGGCGTGGTGCTCAGCGGCGACATGGCCAAGGTGGAGTTGTCCGCAGTCGCGTTTGCCGGCCTGCTTGACTGGCTCGACGACGCGCAGAAAAACAGTCAGTGGCAAGTGGTGGACGCCAACATCAGCGTCCCCGCCGGGGCTAATGTTCAGCCGGGTACCGTCAATGCGTCGATTACCTTGTGGCAGCAGAAGCATGAGTAA
- the gspD gene encoding type II secretion system secretin GspD: MKDKMYFAILSTFEARNWRSAAAITLLTCAVVAAVPPVLAANTAISPVEGVSGQAVMNFVGADIESVIKAVGQYTNMTFIIDPRVKGTINLVSEKPLSKAQAFDLLASTLRLQGYAVVRGDGFVKVVPEADAKLQLGAVSGSARAPGVRGDQIATQIFSLNYESATNILPVLRPLISPNNTINANPGNNTLVVTDYAENLQRLGKMIAALDVPAVSDLDVVPIRYAVASDIAVMASKLLDPGSAAPGAGDGSRTIIMADSRTNSVIVRAPSAGRANLAKSLIAKLDQPTTNAGNVHVVYLKNADAVKLAKTLRAIVSADTSLPTSNSSSKNASAGGNSGSMLQSSNSNSLGTSTSTPSPANDASSQSSGGSNAAGFIQADDTTNTLIITASEPVYRNIRGVIDQLDTRRAQVYVEALIVEVTDTAASEIGVQWLALTGDSNSNYRVGGGTGFTGTNSGITSGNLFNTAIGQAINSGTSTSTVPTIGSGLQLGVFRQIAGKIGLGALASALNNTTGGNVLSMPNLLTLDNEEAKIVVGQNVPFVTGSYATTGGTTTNPFTTVDRKDVGTALKIKPHISEGGTVRLEISQEVSQVIQATAGNQNGPSTTKRSLDTNVLVDDGQIIALGGLIGDDNESSIQKVPLLGDLPFIGNFFKYQSGSRTKTNLMIFLRPTIIRDKEQSNLVSVDRYDYMRKQQISVQPGKSILTDFGPAVMAKPEDGGPFLDLRKQGAAADASTPDQAAPVLVMPKPAKASPAPGFINDRAP; encoded by the coding sequence ATGAAAGATAAAATGTATTTCGCAATACTCTCGACATTTGAAGCACGCAACTGGCGTAGCGCCGCTGCCATCACTTTGCTGACCTGCGCCGTCGTTGCCGCGGTGCCACCGGTGCTGGCGGCGAATACCGCAATCAGCCCCGTCGAGGGGGTGAGCGGCCAGGCAGTGATGAATTTTGTCGGCGCCGATATCGAGTCGGTGATCAAGGCAGTTGGCCAGTACACCAACATGACTTTCATCATCGATCCGCGCGTCAAGGGCACCATCAACCTGGTGTCGGAAAAGCCGTTGAGCAAGGCCCAGGCTTTCGATCTGTTGGCATCGACCTTGCGCCTGCAAGGTTATGCCGTGGTGCGTGGCGACGGCTTCGTCAAGGTCGTGCCTGAAGCCGACGCCAAGCTGCAGCTCGGTGCAGTCTCCGGCAGCGCACGCGCACCTGGCGTTCGCGGCGACCAGATTGCGACACAGATATTCTCGCTGAACTACGAGTCGGCCACGAATATTCTGCCGGTGCTGCGTCCGCTGATTTCTCCGAATAATACGATCAACGCCAATCCAGGCAACAACACCTTGGTGGTAACCGACTACGCCGAGAATCTGCAGCGCCTGGGTAAGATGATTGCTGCTCTCGACGTACCCGCCGTCAGTGATCTGGATGTGGTGCCGATACGTTACGCGGTAGCCAGCGATATTGCCGTCATGGCCAGCAAGCTGCTTGATCCCGGTTCGGCTGCGCCGGGCGCCGGCGATGGTTCGCGCACCATCATCATGGCCGATTCGCGGACCAATTCGGTGATCGTCCGTGCGCCTTCGGCAGGACGCGCCAACCTGGCCAAGTCGCTGATTGCCAAGCTTGATCAGCCGACTACCAATGCCGGCAATGTGCATGTGGTCTACCTGAAAAATGCCGATGCGGTAAAGCTGGCCAAGACCCTGCGCGCCATCGTTTCTGCGGATACTTCGCTACCGACCAGCAATTCGTCCAGCAAGAACGCCAGTGCTGGCGGCAATTCGGGCAGTATGCTGCAAAGCTCGAACAGCAATTCGCTTGGCACGTCGACGTCGACGCCATCGCCCGCCAACGACGCTTCATCGCAATCGTCCGGCGGCAGCAATGCAGCCGGTTTCATCCAGGCCGACGATACGACCAATACGCTCATCATTACCGCCAGCGAACCGGTCTACCGGAATATTCGTGGCGTCATCGATCAGCTCGATACGCGCCGGGCGCAGGTGTATGTGGAGGCGTTGATCGTCGAAGTCACCGACACCGCAGCAAGCGAAATCGGCGTGCAATGGCTGGCCCTGACCGGCGACAGTAACAGCAATTACCGGGTCGGCGGCGGTACAGGTTTTACCGGCACCAATTCAGGCATCACCAGCGGCAATCTGTTTAATACCGCAATCGGCCAGGCAATCAATTCTGGTACGAGCACCAGCACCGTGCCGACTATCGGCAGCGGTCTGCAGCTCGGTGTGTTCCGCCAGATTGCCGGCAAGATCGGTCTGGGGGCACTGGCCAGCGCCTTGAACAATACGACGGGCGGCAACGTGCTGTCGATGCCGAACCTGCTGACGTTGGATAATGAAGAAGCCAAGATCGTCGTCGGTCAGAACGTGCCGTTCGTCACTGGTTCGTACGCCACTACCGGGGGCACTACGACCAATCCGTTTACCACCGTTGACCGCAAGGACGTCGGCACCGCGCTGAAGATCAAGCCGCATATCTCGGAAGGCGGCACGGTGCGCCTGGAGATTTCGCAGGAAGTGTCGCAAGTGATACAGGCAACTGCTGGTAATCAGAACGGACCGTCCACCACCAAGCGTTCATTGGATACCAACGTGTTGGTTGACGATGGCCAGATCATTGCTCTCGGCGGCCTGATCGGCGACGACAACGAGAGCAGTATCCAGAAGGTGCCGCTGCTGGGCGACCTGCCATTCATCGGCAATTTTTTCAAGTATCAATCCGGTTCACGCACCAAAACCAATCTGATGATTTTCCTGCGGCCGACGATCATCCGCGACAAGGAACAGAGCAACCTGGTGTCGGTCGATCGCTACGATTACATGCGCAAGCAACAGATCAGCGTGCAGCCGGGCAAGAGCATCCTGACCGATTTCGGCCCGGCAGTGATGGCCAAGCCGGAGGATGGCGGCCCTTTCCTCGACTTGCGCAAACAGGGTGCTGCAGCGGATGCATCCACACCCGACCAGGCCGCACCTGTCCTCGTGATGCCTAAGCCTGCTAAAGCTTCGCCGGCGCCGGGTTTCATTAACGACAGAGCGCCATGA
- the gspI gene encoding type II secretion system minor pseudopilin GspI — protein sequence MPIPFASFGRRKAGFTLLEVLVALVIVGTALGASLRAVGSLTQNSNGLRAAMMATWSAENRLTQIRLGHEWPGIGNRSFDCSQGELQLRCEEHVMGTPNPYFRRVEVSVFDAGNAERRIVNLSQVVPNVR from the coding sequence ATGCCTATCCCATTCGCGTCTTTTGGTCGCCGCAAAGCCGGATTCACCCTGCTGGAAGTGCTGGTCGCATTGGTCATTGTCGGTACCGCACTCGGCGCCAGCCTGCGTGCGGTCGGCAGCCTGACGCAAAACAGTAACGGCCTGCGGGCGGCAATGATGGCGACCTGGTCGGCTGAAAATCGCCTGACGCAAATCCGCCTTGGCCACGAATGGCCGGGCATTGGCAATCGTTCCTTCGATTGCTCGCAGGGAGAGCTGCAACTGCGCTGCGAAGAGCACGTGATGGGCACGCCGAATCCTTATTTTCGCCGTGTCGAAGTCTCGGTGTTCGATGCCGGCAACGCCGAACGGCGCATCGTTAACTTATCGCAGGTGGTGCCTAATGTGCGTTAA
- the gspL gene encoding type II secretion system protein GspL translates to MSTLYIRLPARTTLDSVAAVPMPDCRFALVSDQGRITRQGSEQLSGLAEPIAAATRVVLILAAADVNLLQLQVPPLSDAKLKLALPNLVEEQLLADPSDCVIVAGRKRGAADNSRLIAVIQRDWLELLVKTLRALGANQLQAWPGQLCLPLREPNMSVAAITDHGGDIDVALRTSKEQGLGWSLAPVSGQSVAHEVLGSLAAVAPQQALTLYVPQSNVAAYQELGAERVTVQPDDWSHWVAGVQELSRDGIDLMGGLTASAAGTEFSWHRWRWPLGLAAALLLVNVISLNYDWLRMRREAGSLRAGMMQNYRAAFPKETVIVDPVAQAKQKIAASERSGGQLAPDDFIALAAAFGAAWAGVPQSADAGAIAALEYRDHHLLVRLKNSADADAVEAQIKAALQPNRLTLSKPATGVWQIGSGK, encoded by the coding sequence TTGAGCACTTTATACATCCGCCTACCTGCAAGAACCACGCTGGACAGCGTGGCGGCAGTGCCGATGCCGGATTGCCGCTTCGCGCTGGTATCCGACCAGGGCCGCATTACGCGCCAGGGCAGCGAGCAGCTGTCCGGCCTGGCCGAGCCGATCGCCGCCGCCACGCGGGTGGTGCTGATCCTGGCTGCCGCCGATGTCAACTTGCTGCAGTTGCAAGTGCCGCCATTGAGCGATGCCAAGTTGAAACTGGCATTGCCGAATTTGGTGGAAGAACAATTATTGGCCGATCCGTCCGATTGCGTGATCGTTGCCGGCCGCAAACGTGGTGCTGCCGACAACTCCCGGTTGATCGCCGTGATACAGCGCGATTGGCTGGAGTTGCTGGTCAAGACCCTGCGTGCGCTGGGGGCGAATCAATTGCAAGCCTGGCCGGGCCAGTTGTGCTTGCCGTTGCGCGAACCGAACATGTCGGTTGCCGCCATCACCGATCACGGCGGCGATATCGATGTGGCGCTGCGGACCTCGAAAGAGCAGGGGTTGGGCTGGTCGCTGGCGCCGGTATCTGGACAATCGGTGGCGCATGAAGTGTTGGGCTCGCTGGCTGCGGTGGCGCCGCAGCAGGCGCTTACTCTGTACGTGCCGCAATCGAACGTGGCGGCTTATCAGGAATTGGGGGCCGAACGGGTTACTGTGCAGCCGGATGACTGGTCGCACTGGGTCGCTGGGGTACAGGAATTGTCGCGCGACGGCATCGACTTGATGGGTGGTTTGACGGCCAGCGCCGCCGGTACTGAATTCAGCTGGCATCGCTGGCGCTGGCCGCTGGGGCTGGCGGCAGCGTTGCTGCTGGTAAACGTGATCAGCCTGAATTACGACTGGTTACGCATGCGGCGCGAAGCCGGCAGCTTGCGTGCCGGCATGATGCAAAACTATCGCGCCGCCTTTCCTAAAGAAACCGTGATTGTCGATCCGGTCGCCCAGGCCAAGCAAAAAATCGCTGCCTCGGAGCGTAGTGGCGGCCAATTGGCGCCGGATGATTTCATCGCGCTTGCGGCAGCGTTCGGCGCAGCCTGGGCCGGTGTACCGCAAAGCGCTGACGCCGGCGCTATTGCAGCGCTGGAATATCGTGACCATCATTTACTGGTGCGTCTGAAGAACTCCGCCGATGCAGATGCGGTTGAGGCACAGATCAAAGCTGCGCTGCAGCCGAACCGGCTGACATTGAGCAAGCCGGCAACCGGCGTATGGCAAATCGGGAGTGGCAAGTGA